The following coding sequences lie in one Prochlorococcus marinus XMU1419 genomic window:
- a CDS encoding DUF309 domain-containing protein gives MNEESTKSFKDSLFNALKLFNNHEWYEAHDAFEEIWNSVDGDERQVIQGILQVSVSQFHLSKGNLNGATILLGEGLGRIKTRTKINLGIDLESFCRCLENLLRKLQYKELLNESDKPFLKLL, from the coding sequence ATGAACGAAGAAAGTACAAAAAGCTTTAAAGATTCCCTTTTTAATGCTTTAAAACTTTTTAACAATCATGAATGGTATGAGGCTCATGATGCTTTTGAAGAAATATGGAATTCCGTTGATGGTGACGAAAGACAAGTTATCCAAGGAATTTTACAAGTATCTGTTTCTCAGTTTCACTTAAGTAAGGGTAATTTAAATGGAGCTACTATTTTGCTTGGAGAGGGTTTAGGGAGGATAAAAACTAGAACCAAGATTAATTTAGGAATTGATCTTGAATCCTTCTGCCGATGTTTGGAAAATTTATTGAGGAAATTACAATATAAAGAGCTCTTAAATGAGAGTGATAAGCCTTTTTTGAAACTTCTTTGA
- the lptB gene encoding LPS export ABC transporter ATP-binding protein, whose translation MNLKINNVSLSIKGRLIVNDVSVTVNPGEVVGLMGPNGAGKTTTFNLAVGNIKPDKGEIFMNGKNITNLPLPIRSRLGLGYLTQEASIFRDLTVKDNIDLALQNSSYSRAAIRNRREQLINEFNLNNFVDNYGYQLSGGERRRCEIARALTVGRKGPKYLLLDEPFAGIDPLAVNDLKKLILKLSSDGVGILITDHNVRETLLITNKSYVLSEGKILANGSSSELADNPIVKKYYLGENFKL comes from the coding sequence ATGAACCTAAAAATTAATAATGTATCTCTTTCAATTAAAGGAAGATTAATAGTAAATGATGTTTCAGTAACTGTAAATCCAGGGGAGGTTGTAGGTTTAATGGGACCTAACGGTGCCGGGAAAACTACTACATTTAACCTTGCAGTTGGGAATATAAAACCTGATAAAGGTGAAATTTTTATGAATGGTAAAAATATAACAAATCTCCCTCTCCCGATTAGATCAAGACTTGGGTTGGGTTATTTAACTCAAGAAGCGAGTATATTTAGAGACCTCACTGTTAAGGATAATATAGATTTGGCTTTGCAGAATTCATCATATAGTAGAGCTGCAATTAGAAATAGAAGAGAACAACTAATAAATGAATTTAATTTGAATAATTTTGTAGATAATTATGGTTATCAACTTTCTGGAGGAGAGAGGAGGAGATGTGAAATAGCCAGGGCTCTCACTGTAGGTAGAAAAGGACCTAAATATTTGTTATTAGACGAACCCTTTGCTGGGATCGATCCTCTGGCTGTGAATGATTTAAAGAAACTAATTCTTAAATTAAGTAGTGACGGGGTAGGGATTCTTATTACAGACCATAATGTGAGGGAAACCCTTTTAATTACAAACAAATCATATGTATTAAGCGAGGGAAAAATTTTAGCTAACGGATCATCAAGTGAATTAGCTGATAATCCAATAGTCAAGAAGTACTATTTAGGAGAAAATTTCAAACTTTGA
- the ccsB gene encoding c-type cytochrome biogenesis protein CcsB, giving the protein MILDNLFKNLIYDPVSVLGLLVFYLLLVNLPISLVAVFKKKPSFTVRLLTILVNLLISLQLLFRWSISGHFPISNLYESLYFLAWGITLGQLLIEREYESPIIPSIAIPIELLTAAFACFVLPDDLKLSSNLVPALRSSWLVMHVSVVMLSYAALIIGSLLSVSVLFINKNNPLQIRSSSTGIGGFKISNNYPLNDLVAPIEFTHSEELDTLSYRSILIGFVLLTLGLISGAVWANEAWGTWWSWDPKETWAFISWLFYAAYLHMRISKGWQGRRPALLASTGFLVVLVCYLGVNFLGIGLHSYGWIFG; this is encoded by the coding sequence ATGATACTAGATAATCTTTTTAAAAATTTAATATACGACCCAGTTTCCGTCTTGGGTCTTTTAGTGTTTTATCTCTTATTAGTTAACTTACCAATATCATTAGTCGCAGTTTTTAAAAAAAAACCTTCCTTTACTGTAAGACTCTTAACAATTTTAGTGAATTTATTAATATCGTTACAATTACTTTTTAGGTGGTCAATTTCTGGACACTTTCCCATTAGCAATTTATATGAATCTCTTTATTTCCTTGCTTGGGGGATTACATTGGGACAACTATTGATTGAAAGGGAATACGAATCTCCAATAATTCCCTCAATTGCAATACCTATTGAGTTACTGACTGCGGCCTTTGCCTGCTTTGTGTTGCCTGATGATTTGAAATTATCATCCAACTTGGTTCCAGCTTTAAGATCTAGTTGGTTAGTAATGCATGTTAGTGTCGTAATGCTTAGTTATGCGGCACTAATAATAGGTTCTTTACTCTCAGTATCTGTTTTATTCATAAATAAAAATAATCCGCTTCAAATTAGGAGTAGTTCAACAGGTATTGGGGGGTTCAAAATTTCTAATAACTATCCTTTAAATGATTTAGTTGCACCTATTGAATTTACTCATTCAGAAGAATTAGATACATTAAGTTATCGTTCTATATTAATCGGCTTTGTTCTTTTAACTCTCGGTTTAATTTCTGGTGCGGTCTGGGCTAATGAGGCTTGGGGCACATGGTGGAGTTGGGATCCAAAAGAAACATGGGCATTTATCTCATGGTTGTTTTATGCTGCTTATCTGCATATGCGAATAAGCAAGGGTTGGCAAGGCCGCAGACCTGCATTATTAGCATCTACAGGCTTTTTAGTGGTTTTAGTATGTTATTTAGGGGTTAATTTCTTAGGAATAGGATTGCATAGTTATGGCTGGATTTTTGGATGA
- the rpe gene encoding ribulose-phosphate 3-epimerase, with protein MTESNQTNLAGVNRPIQIIPSVLPADWANMGACVKELEEAGVDRIQFDVMDGNFVPNLTFGPEMIAACRKYCDVPFETQLMVSQYNCETMLESYVNATKGANGEPGVVIAHAEANIHLHRVLGKIRDLGGSPSVALNPHTPFEMIKNIMDMVDHVLVMTVNPGFGGQAYIPTMLNKIREIRNFIIEKNLNVDIEVDGGIKANWTIAQCADAGANCFIAGSGMFAYPTLKEGCDDLRKVAEEAQKGNVLSET; from the coding sequence ATGACTGAGTCAAATCAAACAAATTTAGCTGGTGTTAATAGGCCAATTCAAATAATTCCTTCAGTTTTACCAGCAGATTGGGCAAATATGGGTGCATGTGTGAAAGAGCTCGAGGAAGCTGGGGTAGATAGAATTCAATTTGATGTAATGGATGGTAATTTCGTACCAAATCTTACATTCGGTCCTGAAATGATTGCTGCATGCAGGAAATATTGCGATGTCCCTTTCGAAACTCAATTAATGGTAAGCCAATACAACTGTGAAACCATGCTTGAATCTTATGTAAACGCTACAAAAGGGGCTAATGGTGAACCAGGGGTGGTAATAGCTCATGCCGAAGCAAATATTCATTTGCATAGAGTTCTCGGAAAAATAAGAGATTTAGGAGGATCTCCTTCTGTTGCATTAAACCCTCATACTCCTTTTGAAATGATTAAAAATATTATGGATATGGTTGATCATGTTTTGGTTATGACAGTTAATCCAGGCTTTGGAGGACAAGCTTATATACCAACAATGCTTAATAAAATAAGAGAGATAAGAAACTTTATTATCGAAAAGAACTTAAATGTAGATATTGAAGTTGATGGGGGGATAAAAGCAAATTGGACTATTGCACAATGTGCCGATGCTGGTGCCAATTGTTTTATTGCAGGTAGTGGGATGTTTGCTTACCCAACATTAAAAGAGGGATGTGATGACTTGAGAAAAGTTGCAGAAGAAGCACAAAAAGGGAATGTTCTTTCAGAAACTTAA
- the glpX gene encoding class II fructose-bisphosphatase gives MNQTLIQEILEVVEQAAIASAKLTGLGQKDEADAAAVEAMRLRMGKIEMKGKIVIGEGERDEAPMLYIGEEVGSGSGPGVDFAVDPCEGTNLCANNQRGSMAVLAASDTGGLFNAPDFYMNKLAAPPAAKGKVDIRNSASENLKILSDCLELAIDELTVVVMDRTRHKDLIKEIRGCGAKVQPISDGDVQAAIACGFAGTGTHCLMGIGAAPEGVISAAAMRALGGHFQGQLVYDPAIAQTSEWADYTKEGNIKRLNEMGITDIDKIYEANELASGENVVFAGSGITDGLLFDGVKFEKDCVRTSSLVISTLDSTARFTNTVHIKDGAKSISL, from the coding sequence GTGAATCAAACTTTAATTCAAGAAATTCTCGAAGTTGTCGAGCAAGCAGCAATTGCATCAGCAAAACTAACAGGACTTGGTCAAAAAGATGAAGCTGATGCTGCAGCTGTCGAAGCAATGAGATTGCGAATGGGCAAAATAGAAATGAAAGGGAAAATTGTTATTGGAGAAGGTGAAAGAGATGAAGCACCTATGCTTTATATAGGTGAAGAGGTTGGTAGTGGAAGTGGTCCAGGGGTTGACTTTGCAGTAGATCCTTGTGAAGGAACTAATCTTTGTGCAAATAATCAAAGAGGCTCTATGGCTGTTTTGGCAGCTTCAGACACAGGTGGTCTTTTTAATGCACCTGATTTTTATATGAACAAATTAGCGGCACCTCCTGCTGCTAAAGGAAAGGTAGATATCAGAAATTCGGCTAGTGAAAACTTGAAAATTCTCAGTGATTGCTTGGAACTTGCTATTGATGAATTAACCGTCGTTGTAATGGATAGAACAAGGCATAAAGATTTAATTAAAGAGATTCGAGGCTGTGGTGCAAAAGTGCAGCCGATTTCTGATGGTGATGTGCAAGCCGCAATTGCATGTGGTTTTGCAGGAACTGGAACACATTGCTTGATGGGTATAGGTGCAGCTCCAGAGGGTGTTATTTCAGCCGCTGCGATGAGAGCTCTAGGCGGACACTTTCAAGGACAACTAGTCTATGATCCAGCAATCGCTCAAACCTCTGAATGGGCTGATTACACAAAAGAAGGCAATATAAAACGTCTTAATGAAATGGGCATAACTGATATAGATAAAATCTATGAAGCTAACGAATTAGCATCGGGGGAAAATGTTGTTTTCGCTGGAAGTGGAATAACTGATGGATTATTATTTGACGGAGTTAAATTTGAAAAAGATTGTGTTAGAACAAGTAGTCTAGTTATTAGTACATTAGATAGTACTGCAAGGTTCACAAATACTGTCCATATAAAAGATGGTGCTAAGAGTATCAGCCTTTAA
- a CDS encoding glutamyl-tRNA reductase, producing MHIVVVGLSHRTAPVEVREKLSIPDQSITESLKALKAFSDILEVSILSTCNRLEIYALVKDKNTGISSITEFISEYSGIIFEDLNPHLFCFRQEEAVLHLMKVSAGLDSLVLGEGQILSQVKKMMRLGQENQSTGPILNRLLTQSVSTGKKVRSETNLGTGAVSISSAAVELAQLKIGQEKGLDTLVSLESENVLVVGAGRMSRLLITHLKSKGCQKLILVNRNIERALNLALDFPDLEIVCRGLNELDESISICSLVFTSTASEEPIIDLAKIEKLNLSNKLKFIDIGVPRNISNDVKHHEFVKSFDVDDLQEVVSRNQEFRKKIAKEAESLVEEEMIIFLEWWASLEAVPVINKLRSDLELIRKEELQKALSRMGPDFSARERKVVEALTKGIINKILHTPVTKLRSPQSREERQVSLKIVEKLFSLVEED from the coding sequence ATGCATATTGTTGTCGTCGGACTGAGTCATCGCACGGCACCTGTCGAAGTGCGTGAGAAGTTAAGTATTCCTGACCAATCCATAACAGAATCATTGAAGGCATTAAAAGCTTTCTCTGATATACTGGAGGTATCAATTTTAAGTACTTGTAATAGGCTTGAAATATATGCGCTAGTAAAGGATAAAAATACTGGGATTTCATCCATTACTGAATTCATATCAGAATATTCTGGAATTATTTTTGAAGATTTAAATCCACATCTTTTTTGCTTTAGACAGGAAGAAGCAGTTTTGCATTTGATGAAAGTCTCGGCAGGACTCGATAGCCTCGTTCTAGGGGAAGGACAAATTCTTTCTCAAGTAAAAAAAATGATGAGATTAGGTCAAGAGAATCAATCCACTGGACCAATTCTTAATAGATTATTAACTCAATCAGTTAGTACAGGTAAAAAAGTAAGATCCGAAACTAATTTAGGAACTGGAGCCGTATCAATAAGTTCAGCAGCGGTAGAACTTGCTCAATTAAAAATTGGACAAGAAAAGGGTTTAGATACTCTTGTAAGTTTGGAATCAGAGAACGTTCTTGTAGTTGGTGCCGGACGAATGAGTAGGCTTCTAATAACTCATTTAAAATCAAAAGGATGTCAAAAACTTATTCTTGTTAATAGAAATATTGAAAGAGCATTAAATCTTGCTCTAGACTTCCCTGACTTAGAGATTGTTTGTAGGGGGTTAAACGAATTAGATGAAAGCATATCAATATGTTCCCTTGTTTTCACAAGTACAGCTTCTGAAGAGCCAATAATTGATCTAGCTAAAATTGAAAAATTAAATTTGAGTAATAAACTTAAATTTATAGATATCGGTGTGCCTAGAAATATATCTAATGATGTCAAACACCATGAATTTGTAAAATCATTTGATGTGGATGACCTACAAGAGGTCGTTTCAAGAAATCAAGAATTTAGAAAGAAAATAGCAAAGGAAGCGGAATCTTTAGTAGAAGAAGAAATGATAATTTTTCTAGAATGGTGGGCAAGTTTAGAGGCGGTTCCAGTAATTAATAAACTTAGATCAGATTTGGAGTTGATTAGAAAAGAGGAATTGCAAAAAGCACTTAGCAGGATGGGGCCAGATTTTTCGGCTCGAGAAAGAAAAGTTGTGGAAGCTCTTACTAAGGGAATTATCAATAAAATACTTCACACGCCTGTTACCAAGCTGAGAAGTCCTCAGTCAAGAGAAGAAAGACAAGTTTCTTTGAAAATCGTTGAAAAATTGTTTTCTTTGGTAGAAGAGGATTAA
- a CDS encoding glucose-1-phosphate adenylyltransferase has product MKRVLAIILGGGKGSRLYPLTKMRAKPAVPLAGKYRLIDIPISNCINSGIEKMYVLTQFNSASLNRHIGRTYNLNGPFGQGFVEVLAAQQTPDSPKWFEGTADAVRKYQWLFQEWDVDEYLILSGDQLYRMDYSLFVQHHRDNGADLTVAALPVDESQAEGFGLMRTDDLGNIKEFSEKPTGEKLKAMAVDTSKFGLSKESAAEKPYLASMGIYVFSRNTLFDLLNKFPNYTDFGKDIIPEALNRGDTLKSYVFDDYWEDIGTIGAFFESNLALTEQPKPPFSFYDEKFPIYTRPRFLPPSKLVDAQITDSIVCEGTILKSCSILHCVLGVRSRIESDSVLEDTLVMGADFFESPEERIELRKGGGTPLGVGEGTTVKRAILDKNTRIGDNVVIINKDRVEEADKPELGFYIRNGIVVVVKNATIANGTVI; this is encoded by the coding sequence ATGAAGCGTGTGTTGGCCATAATCCTCGGAGGAGGAAAAGGTTCTAGACTTTACCCTCTAACAAAAATGAGGGCTAAACCTGCTGTGCCGTTGGCAGGTAAATATCGTTTAATAGATATCCCAATTAGTAATTGTATAAATTCAGGCATTGAAAAAATGTACGTATTGACCCAATTCAATAGTGCATCTCTAAATAGACATATAGGAAGAACATATAATTTAAATGGACCTTTTGGCCAAGGATTTGTGGAGGTTTTGGCTGCGCAGCAGACTCCTGATAGTCCGAAGTGGTTTGAAGGTACAGCTGATGCTGTAAGAAAATACCAATGGCTATTTCAAGAATGGGATGTTGACGAGTATTTAATATTGTCAGGTGATCAACTGTATAGAATGGATTACAGTTTATTCGTTCAACATCATAGAGATAATGGAGCTGACTTAACTGTCGCAGCTTTGCCAGTGGATGAATCTCAAGCAGAAGGTTTTGGCCTCATGAGAACAGATGATTTAGGAAATATAAAAGAATTCAGTGAAAAGCCTACTGGAGAGAAGTTGAAGGCAATGGCAGTAGATACTTCAAAATTCGGATTAAGTAAAGAGTCAGCTGCCGAAAAACCATATCTAGCCTCTATGGGGATTTACGTTTTTAGCAGAAATACTCTCTTCGATCTTCTAAATAAATTTCCTAATTATACGGATTTTGGTAAGGACATAATTCCAGAAGCCCTAAATAGAGGCGATACTCTTAAAAGTTATGTATTCGATGATTATTGGGAAGATATCGGCACAATTGGAGCATTCTTTGAGTCAAACCTTGCATTGACTGAGCAACCAAAACCTCCATTTAGTTTTTATGATGAGAAATTTCCAATTTATACTAGACCTAGATTTTTACCCCCTTCTAAACTTGTAGATGCTCAAATTACTGATTCAATTGTTTGTGAAGGCACAATCTTGAAGTCATGCAGTATTTTACATTGTGTTTTAGGTGTAAGAAGCAGGATTGAAAGTGACTCGGTTCTTGAGGATACTCTTGTTATGGGAGCCGATTTCTTTGAATCCCCTGAAGAGAGGATTGAATTAAGAAAAGGGGGCGGAACTCCACTTGGAGTAGGCGAAGGGACTACTGTAAAAAGAGCAATTCTTGATAAGAATACAAGAATTGGCGATAATGTCGTGATCATTAATAAAGATCGAGTAGAAGAAGCAGATAAGCCAGAATTAGGCTTTTATATCAGAAATGGAATTGTTGTAGTAGTTAAAAATGCAACCATTGCAAACGGAACTGTTATTTAA
- the gndA gene encoding NADP-dependent phosphogluconate dehydrogenase — MSKAHFGLIGLGVMGENLVLNAERNGFSSVVFNRTYSKTEEFLQGRGLGKNIEGAETLQEFVNKLERPRRILMMVKAGPATDAVIDNISGYLEEGDLLIDGGNSQFKDTERRVNTLESKSFGYIGMGVSGGAKGALEGPSMMPGGTKASYDAIESLLTKMAAKVEDGPCVAYVGPGGSGHFVKTVHNGIEYGIEQILAEAYDLMKRVKGMNGQQMSEVFGIWNNTDELASYLVEITEICLNTKDEITGDDVVEKILDKAGQKGTGLWTVVSALELGVSVPTIYASLNARVMSSLKEQRSEIEKTIPSKEIEDFDLGNKSDGMKPLFDAVVLATIASYAQGMDILREASAVYNYGLNMPSIAQIWKGGCIIRSKLLSKIQDAYNKDPNLKNLIFDDWFNNEIATRLDNLAKVVSLSTKAGIPVPCLSSTLDYLNSYRTNRLPQNLVQAMRDCFGSHTYERIDKEGSFHTEWMK, encoded by the coding sequence ATGTCCAAGGCACATTTTGGTTTAATAGGTCTTGGTGTTATGGGCGAAAATTTAGTTCTTAACGCAGAGAGAAATGGATTTTCTAGTGTAGTTTTTAATAGGACTTACTCAAAAACTGAAGAATTTTTACAAGGTCGAGGACTTGGGAAGAATATAGAAGGAGCTGAAACTCTTCAAGAATTTGTTAACAAGCTAGAGAGACCTAGAAGAATTCTAATGATGGTAAAAGCTGGGCCTGCAACAGATGCTGTCATTGATAATATTTCTGGATATCTCGAGGAAGGAGACTTATTAATAGATGGCGGCAACTCTCAATTTAAAGATACAGAAAGAAGGGTGAATACTCTTGAAAGTAAAAGTTTTGGATATATTGGGATGGGAGTCTCTGGAGGGGCCAAAGGAGCTTTAGAGGGTCCAAGTATGATGCCTGGTGGTACTAAGGCTTCATATGATGCAATAGAAAGCTTATTAACAAAAATGGCTGCCAAAGTTGAAGACGGACCATGTGTTGCATATGTTGGACCAGGAGGCTCAGGTCATTTTGTGAAAACTGTTCATAACGGAATTGAATATGGAATTGAACAAATACTTGCAGAAGCTTATGACCTTATGAAGAGAGTCAAAGGTATGAACGGTCAGCAAATGTCAGAGGTATTTGGTATTTGGAATAACACTGATGAACTAGCTTCTTATCTTGTTGAGATAACAGAGATTTGTCTAAATACAAAAGATGAGATAACTGGAGATGATGTCGTGGAAAAAATATTAGATAAAGCTGGGCAGAAAGGTACAGGGTTATGGACTGTTGTAAGTGCTCTAGAACTGGGGGTATCAGTCCCAACTATTTATGCATCTTTAAATGCAAGAGTAATGAGTTCTTTAAAAGAGCAACGTAGTGAGATTGAAAAAACTATTCCATCTAAAGAGATAGAGGATTTTGATTTAGGAAATAAATCAGATGGAATGAAACCTTTATTTGATGCTGTAGTCCTTGCCACAATTGCTAGCTATGCCCAGGGTATGGATATTTTAAGAGAAGCATCTGCAGTATATAACTATGGTTTGAATATGCCGTCAATTGCTCAAATATGGAAAGGTGGTTGCATAATCAGATCAAAATTATTAAGTAAAATTCAAGATGCTTATAACAAAGATCCTAATCTAAAAAATTTAATTTTTGATGATTGGTTCAATAATGAAATTGCGACAAGATTAGATAACTTAGCTAAAGTTGTTTCTTTATCCACAAAAGCTGGTATACCAGTCCCGTGTCTATCCAGTACCTTAGATTATTTGAATAGTTACAGAACCAACAGACTTCCTCAGAATCTTGTTCAGGCAATGAGAGACTGTTTTGGTTCTCATACTTATGAAAGAATTGATAAGGAAGGTAGTTTTCATACTGAATGGATGAAATGA
- the pgl gene encoding 6-phosphogluconolactonase — MDEMIEKVKNGYTIYIYKDKLDLSTAVFKFIESHIIHTLKKKDRFKFCVSGGSTPKSVYKLLSKSDLRWDMVDVFLGDERCVNPNSELSNSLMLKNSLLTNFGSKAFFYEIFNDLNADDEATKNQFISKLFEKCGSNPPTFDLTLLGLGDDGHTASLFPYQKNNNVDDFVIFNEGKGLKRISLTPKVLSASLKIVFLVSGASKRVALERLLDEKEPPDRTPSKLIKSINQISIFCDQESAKELKI; from the coding sequence ATGGATGAAATGATTGAAAAGGTTAAAAATGGATATACAATTTACATTTACAAAGACAAGTTAGACCTATCTACAGCGGTTTTTAAGTTTATTGAAAGTCACATTATTCATACTTTAAAAAAGAAAGACAGGTTTAAATTTTGTGTAAGTGGAGGTTCAACTCCTAAATCTGTCTATAAGCTTTTATCAAAAAGTGATCTTAGATGGGATATGGTTGATGTCTTTTTAGGGGATGAAAGATGTGTTAATCCAAATTCAGAATTGAGTAACTCGTTAATGTTGAAGAATTCATTGTTAACTAATTTTGGATCTAAAGCTTTTTTTTATGAAATTTTCAATGATTTAAATGCTGATGATGAAGCTACAAAAAATCAATTTATTTCTAAATTATTTGAAAAATGCGGATCAAACCCTCCAACTTTTGATTTAACATTATTAGGTCTTGGAGACGATGGTCATACAGCCTCACTATTCCCTTATCAAAAAAATAATAATGTAGATGATTTTGTTATTTTTAATGAAGGTAAAGGTTTAAAAAGAATTTCATTAACTCCAAAGGTTCTTTCAGCTTCTTTAAAGATAGTATTTTTAGTTAGTGGAGCTTCTAAAAGAGTTGCTCTTGAGAGGTTATTAGATGAAAAAGAGCCACCAGATAGAACACCATCAAAATTGATAAAATCTATTAATCAAATTTCAATATTTTGTGATCAGGAATCAGCAAAAGAATTAAAAATTTAG
- a CDS encoding CIA30 family protein, which yields MSKKKFLFQKKEFDGWKTLNDTVMGGSSSAFCETSNSGLILKGNIVEKAGGFVSCRSSIYKPSLNVSEYSSFELNIDGQGRTFKFAVACEDDLLGLTEFIPGGLRWIKSFPTKKFGTTNVQIPFSELKPSVRANKVRFPFKFKPSKIKRLQLLHSKFGDDGLLNNKFKQGSIKVLIKSISVV from the coding sequence ATGAGTAAGAAAAAATTTTTATTCCAGAAAAAGGAGTTCGACGGTTGGAAAACATTAAATGATACTGTTATGGGTGGATCAAGTTCAGCTTTTTGCGAAACTTCAAATTCGGGGTTGATATTAAAGGGTAATATTGTAGAGAAAGCAGGAGGATTTGTTAGTTGTAGATCGTCTATATATAAACCTTCTTTAAATGTATCTGAGTATTCATCCTTTGAATTAAATATTGATGGACAAGGAAGAACTTTTAAATTTGCTGTCGCTTGTGAAGATGATTTACTAGGACTAACCGAATTTATTCCGGGTGGACTTAGATGGATTAAATCATTCCCAACAAAAAAATTCGGGACAACAAATGTTCAAATTCCTTTTAGTGAGTTAAAACCTTCAGTAAGAGCTAATAAAGTACGTTTTCCATTTAAATTCAAGCCATCTAAAATTAAAAGATTGCAACTACTACACTCTAAGTTCGGTGATGATGGATTACTTAATAATAAGTTTAAACAGGGTTCAATAAAAGTTTTAATTAAATCGATAAGTGTTGTTTGA